TCTTCCGGAAGAAGAAGTCCTGGCCCTGGATGGCCGTCGTGCCCTCGTACAGCGTGTCGATCTTGGCGTCACGGATGTACTGCTCGATCGGGTACTCCTGGAGGTACCCGGAGCCGCCGAACGTCTGGAGCGACTGCGCCAGCTGCTCGTACGACTTCTCGGAGCCGTAGCCCTTCACGATCGGGAGCAGCAGGTCGTTGAGACCGTGCAGCGCCTTCGCGTCCTCGCCCGCGGCCTCCTTCTCCTGGATCGCGTCCTGGACGGAGGCGGTGTACAGGACGAGGGAGCGCATGCCTTCGGCGTACGCCTTCTGCGTCATGAGCGAGCGGCGCACGTCGGGGTGGTGCGTGATGGTGACCTTGGGGGCCGTCTTGTCCATGAACTGCGACAGGTCGGTGCCCTGGACGCGCTCCTTGGCGTACTCCAGCGCGTTGAGGTAGCCCGTGGAGAGCGTCGCGATGGCCTTCGTGCCGACCATCATGCGGGCGAACTCGATGATGCGGAACATCTGGCGGATGCCGTCGTGCTTGTCACCGATCAGCCAGCCCTTGGCGGGGTGCTGGTCGCCGAACGTCATCTCGCAGGTGTTGGACGCCTTGAGGCCCATCTTGTGCTCGACGTTCGTCGCGTACACGCCGTTGCGCTCGGCCAGTTCGCCGGTGGTCCAGTCGAAGTGGAACTTCGGGACCATGAAGAGCGAAAGGCCCTTGGTGCCGGGTCCCGCACCCTCGGGGCGGGCCAGCACGTAGTGAATGATGTTCTCGGACATGTCGTGCTCGCCCGAGGTGATGAAGCGCTTCACGCCCTCGATGTGCCAGGAGCCGTCCTCCTGCTCGACGGCCTTCGTCCGGCCCGCGCCGACGTCGGAGCCGGCGTCCGGCTCGGTCAGCACCATCGTCGAGCCCCACTGCTTCTCGACGGCGATCTCGGCGATCTTCTTCTGCGCCTCGTTGCCCTCGTCGAAGAGGATGCCGGCGAACGCCGGGCCGGAGGAGTACATCCACACGGCCGGGTTGGCGCCCAGCAGCAGCTCCGCGTAACCCCAGATCAGGGAGCGCGGCGAGGTGGTGCCGCCGATCTCCTCGGGGAGGCCCAGGCGCCAGTACTCGGAGTCCATGAAGGCCTGGTACGACTTCTTGAAGGAGTCCGGGACCGGTGCGGTGTTGGTCTCCGGGTCGAAGACCGGCGGGTTGCGGTCGGCGTCGGCGTAGGAGTCGGCGAGCTCGTTCTCCGCGAGGCGGGCGACCTCGTCGAGGATGCTCTTCGCGGTCTCGACGTCCATCTCCGCGAACGGTCCGGTGCCGTACAGCTTGTCGCGCCCGAGGACCTCGAAGAGGTTGAACTCGATGTCGCGGAGATTCGACTTGTAGTGCCCCATGGGAAGGCTCCGTAATCAATAGCAGTGGCGCGCAGCGCCCCGTGGAGGGGTGGCCCGGACGTATCACCTGACCCCTACGATGATGCTACCCGTCGGTAATAAGACGCAACCCCTCAAGGGCCGGATGTGTCCGATTACTCTTTGCTCCATGTACGGCTACGACCAGAACCAGGGCGCACAGCAGCCGATGGGTGGCGGCTACGGCGAGCAGCCGCTGTATCCCGAACCCTCGCCGCCCTCGCTGGGCGACGCGGTACGGGCCTTCACGACCGGCTCGCTGTCCGCCGAGGACTTCCAGCAGATCTTCGCGACGTCGAAGGTCTACTGCCCGCGCGGCGACAATCCGGGCTTTCTCGCGCTGCACAACACCCAGCAGCCCGTGATCCCGATGTTCACCACGCTCAAGGAGCTGAGGCTGTACGCGGGCAAGGAGTCCAAGTACTTCGTGATCACCGGCGCCGAGGTGATCGACCTGCTGCCCACCGGCTACGGCTTCGTCCTGGACATGGAGGGCGAGCACCGCATGGTCTTCGACGCCAAGGCCGTGGAGCAGATGGTCGACTTCGCGATGCGCCGCATGTACGGCTGAGCGCTCGGGCTCACCGTTCCCGTGCGGCGGGCAGCCCGCGGGCGCGCAGTACCCGGCGCTGCACCGGTTCGAAGACGCCGGCCTCGACCACCACACCGACGGCCAGGATCACCACGGCGGCGGCCAGCACCGGGCTGAGGCGGCCGCTGCGCCGGCCGGCGTCGAGCAGCTGACCGAGGCCGGGCAGGGGGGTGGACGCCATCAGTTCCGCCGTCATCAGGGCCCGCCAGCCGAACGCCCAGCCCTGCCGGAGTGCGGCCACCACACCGGGGAGGGCGGCCGGAAGCAGGACGTGGCGTACCCCGGCGGCCCCCGTCGCCCCCATCGTGCGGCCCGCCCGCACCAGGAGCGGTGGCACCTGGTCCAGCGCGGTGAGGACCCCGGTCGCCACGGAGGGCACGGCACCGAGCAGCACCACCAGGTACACCGCACCGGACGAGGTGCCGAGGCAGATCACGGCGATCGGCACCAGGACCGCCGCGGGCAGTGACTGGAAGGCACTCAGCAAAGGGGCGAGGGGCGCCCGCACCAGCCCGGACCGGTGCAGCAGCAGACCCAGCGGAACCCCCACCGCCGCGGACGCCGCGAACCCCGCGAGGCAGCGGCCCAGGCTGTGCAGCAGTCCGGAGCCGAGCGTCCCCGCGGACCAGGCGTCGGACAGATCGCGCAGGACCGTCACCGGGGCGGGCAGCACCGGTGACAGGCCGAGCAGATGAACCAGCTGCCAGAGACCCACCACCAGCAGGACCGCCGAGCAGCCCGGCCCGACGCGCTCGGCGACGCGCATCGCCGCCGCCCGGGCGCGGCCCCGGCGCACGGCCCCGTCGGGCGGCTCGCCCGGACGGCCCCCGCCGGACCGTCCGGCTCCGGCGGGCAGCGCGTCCGCCGGAGGGGCGGCGCTGTCAACAGCGGGCACAGCGGTCGGCCTCCTCGCCGAGTCGGGCCGTGATCTCGTCGACGAGACGGGCCGCGTCCGGGGCGTCGGTGCCGCACGCCGACCGGTGCCCGACGGACCACTCGGCCACCACACGGCCCGGCCCCGACGACATCAGCACCACCCGGTTCCCCAGCGCCACGGCCTCCCTGACGTCATGGGTCACGAAGAGCACCGCCGTCCCCCGTTCCGCGCAGACCCGGACGAGCTCGCGGTGCAGTGTCGCCCGGGTCACCGCGTCGAGCGCCGCGAACGGCTCGTCCATCAGCAGCACGTCCGCGCCCTGCGCCAGGGCGCGGGCCAGGGCGACCCGCTGGCGCATGCCGCCGGACAGCTCGTGCACCCGCTGCCCGTAGGCCTCGGGGAGCCCCGCCAGGGAGAGGAGGCTCCTGGCCCGTTCGCGCCGGGGGCCCGCGGAGACGCCCGCGAGGCGGAGCGCCAGTTCGACGTTCCGGCCCGCCGTGAGCCACGGGAACAGGGCGTGGTCCTGGAACATCACGGCCGGACGTCTGCCCGTGACGGCGATGCTCCCCGCGCACGCCGTGTCCAGCCCGGCGACCAGATGGAGCAGGGTCGACTTGCCCGAACCGGACGCGCCGACGACGCACACGAACTCGCCCCTGGTGAGCCGCAGCCGGACGTCGTCCAGCACGACACGACGGTCCGCGCCCGTGCCGTACCCCTTCGTGACGCCGCGGACCTCGACGACCGTGGTGTCTCCCGTCATCTCAGAAGTCCCAGCCCTCGTCGCCGGGTCCGGGGACGCCGGTGGCGCCTTCGGTGAAGGCGTCGCCCGCCATGCCGGCGGCGAGCGTGGTCCCGTCGGCGGGGTCGATCAGCAGGAACGAGCCGGTCGGCCGGGAGCGGGCATAGGGGTCGAGCGCGAGCGGTTCGGCGGTGCGCACCACGACCCGGCCGATGTCGTTGGCGACCAGCTGCCCCGGGGCGGGGTGCTGGGAGAGGCCGTCGAGGGTGAGCCGCGAGGGGATGTCCTTGACGATCGCCTTGACGGTCCGGGTGGTGTGCTTGAGGAGCACCCGCAGGCCGACGGTGAGGGGAATGTCGGCGAGGTGACAGACGGTGGCCTCGACGTCCTGCGTGGTGGCGGGCGCGTCGTCGCTCGGCACGATGAGGTCGCCGCGCGAGACGTCGATGTCGTCCGCCAGCAGAAGGGTGACCGACTGCGGGGCCCGGGCCGTGTCCACGGTCCGGCCGAGCAGGTCGATCCCGGAGATCCGCGAGGTGCGGCCGGAGGGAAGCACGGTGACGGCGTCGCCCACCCGGAAGGCCCCGGTCTCGATCCGGCCGGCATAGCCCCGGTAGTCGGGGTGCTCGGCCGTCTGCGGCCGGATCACGCACTGCACCGGGAAGCGGGCGGGCTCCGCACGGCCCGCGACCGCACCCGGGCCGTCCCCGGGCAGCGGGGACACGGGCACGGTCTCCAGGTGTTCCAGGACGCTCGGTCCGTCGTACCAGGGGGTGCGCGCGGAGCGTTCCACCACGTTGTCACCGGTGAGCGCGGAGATCGGGATCGCGGTGACCTCGGGGATGCCGAGCCCGGTCGCGTACTGCGAGAACTCCTCGGCGATCGCCCCGAACACCGGCTGCGCGAAGCCGACCAGGTCCATCTTGTTGACCGCGAGGACCACGTGCGGGACCCGCAGCAGCGCGGTCAGCGCCGCGTGCCGGCGGGTCTGCTCGACCACGCCGTGGCGGGCGTCGACCAGGATCACGGTCAGTTCGGCCGTCGACGCGCCCGTCACCATGTTGCGGGTGTACTGCACATGCCCCGGGGTGTCGGCGAGGATGAACCGGCGCCGCGCCGTGGCGAAGTACCGGTAGGCCACGTCGATGGTGATGCCCTGTTCCCGCTCGGCCCGCAGCCCGTCGGTCAGCAGCGCCAGGTCCGGCACCTCCTGGCCCCGGCCCCGGGAGACCGCCGCCACGGCCTCCAGCTGGTCGGTGAGGACCGACTTGGAGTCGTGCAGCAGCCGGCCGACCAGCGTCGACTTGCCGTCGTCCACGGAGCCCGCGGTGGCGAAACGCAACAGGGTCACCGCCGCCGGCGGCCGGACGCCCGTCCGCTGAATCGTGTCGGTCATCTCTAGAAGTACCCTTCGCGCTTGCGGTCTTCCATCGCGGCCTCGGACAGCCGGTCGTCGGCCCGGGTGGCGCCCCGTTCGGTGAGCCGGGACGCGGCGATCTCCGTGATCACCGCGTCCAGCGTGGCCGCGGCCGAGTCCACCGCACCGGTACAGGACATGTCGCCGACCGTGCGGTAGCGGATCAGCCGCCGCTCCACCGGCTCCGCGCGCTTCGGACCGCCCCAGCCGCCCGCGGTCAGCCACATCCCCGACCGCCGGAACACCTCCCGCTCGTGCGCGAAGTAGATCCCGGGCAGCTCGATGCCCTCACGCCGGATGTACTGCCAGACGTCGAGCTCGGTCCAGTTCGACAGCGGGAAGACCCGCACATGCTCGCCGGGCGCGTGACGGCCGTTGTACAGCTGCCACAGCTCGGGACGCTGACGGCGCGGATCCCACTGCGAGAACGCGTCGCGCAGCGAGAACACGCGTTCCTTCGCCCGCGCCTTCTCCTCGTCCCGCCGCCCGCCGCCGAACACCGCGTCGAACCGGTGCTCCTGGATCGCCTCCGTCAGCGGCACCGTCTGCAGCGGATTGCGCGTGCCGTCCGGGCGCTCCCGCAGCACACCCCGGTCGATGTAGTCCTGCACCGAGGCGACCCGCAGCCGCAGTCCGTGCCGGGACACCACCCGGTCGCGGAAGTCGAGCACCTCGGGGAAGTTGTGCCCGGTGTCCACATGGAGCAGCGTGAACGGCACCGCGGCCGGTGCGAACGCCTTCAGTGCCAGATGCAGCATGACGATCGAGTCCTTGCCGCCGGAGAAGAGGATCACCGCCCGCTCGAACTCCCCGGCCACCTCCCGGAATATGTGCACCGCCTCGGACTCCAGCACGTCCAGATGGGAGAGCGCGCGGGGGCCGCCCGCGGTGTCGCGGGGCGGCCCGGCGGTCGTGGTCACAGCAGACCCCTCTCGGTGAGCAGCGCGTGTACGGCCGCGACGCACTCGGGCACCGTCCGGTCCTGCGTCCCGATCCGCAGATCCGGCGCCACCGGCGCCTCGTAGGGGTCGTCGACCCCGGTCAGCCCGCTGATGGCGCCCGCCGCCTGCCGTGCGTACAGGCCCTTCACATCACGCGCCGAGCACACCTCCACGGGCGTGGCGACATGCACCTCGACATACGCGGTGCCCTCCAGCCGGTGCCGTGCGCGTACGGCCTCGCGGCTGTCCGCGTACGGCGCGATCACCGGCACCAGCGTCAGTACGCCGTGGGACGCCAGCAACTGTGCGACGAAGCCGATGCGTTGCACGTTGATGTCCCGGTCCTTCCGGCTGAATCCCAGACCCGCCGAGAGGAACGTGCGGATCTCGTCGCCGTCCAGGAGTTCGGCCCGCCGGCCCTCCGCGCGCAGACGTCCGGCCAGCGCGCGGGCGATCGTGGTCTTGCCGGCGCTCGGCAGCCCGGTGAGCCAGACCGTGGCTCCCGGGTCCGCGCGGCGCACCGCCCCCGTACCCGCCATCGCTCAGGCCGCCGGAAGGGCGGTGGCCAGCGAATTCGCCGCCTGGAGCCCCAGGTTGAGGCCGGCGGCGGCCGGGTCGTCCGACCAGGGCTGGGACCTGGCGCTGGCAGCGATCCGGCGCAGCGCGGCCGCCGGTGCGCTGCGCGGGGCCAGCCGGCCCGCGCGCCAGGCCTCGCGCAGGGCGATGCCCGCACCCTTGCTGTTGCGGTGGGCTATGCGGAGCCCGGGGACGAAGTACACCCGGCCACCCGAGTCGGCGAGCCGCTCGACGAGGCCGTTGTCGCTCGCGGTGACCACGTCGGGGAACCCCTCGGCGTCCCGGAACGCGTCCGTCCACACCGCCGAGTTGCCGCCCGCGAAGAACGTGACCTCGCTGCCGGGGACGTGCTGGGCGTAGCGGACCTCGTAGCGGTATTGGCGGGCGCGCGCCACCACGCTGCTGTCGAACGGCAGCACCCTGCCGGTGATCGCCGCGCGCTCGGGGGTCAGGGCCTCGTCGAGGACGTCGAACCAGTCGGGCAGTGGCCGGGCGTCGTCGTCGAGGAACGCCAGGACGTCACCGGTCGCCTCCTGGCCGGCGAGATTACGGCCGGCCGCGGCGCCGCGGCGCCGTTCGTGGCGCAGCAGGCGTACGGGGAAGGGATGGGCCGATTCGTCGACGCGCAGCGGGGTGTCCGAGGCGTCGTCGACGAGGATCACCTCGTGGACGACGTCCGTGGCGCACGCCGCGATCGAGGCCAGCAGCAGGTCGATGTCGGTGGGACGGTTCCGGGTGGCGACCACCACGGAGACCCGCTTGCCGCCTTCTGGGGGTGTCGTGCTCATCGCAGTACTACTCCTTGCGGACGTTCGTCGGCGCCCGCGTACAGGGGGCCGGCCGGGTATCTGAGGGGGTGCGGCAGGACGCGGCCGGTCATCGGGACGGGGCGGCGAACGGGTCGAGGACCTCGTCCACCTCGTCGAGGAGCGTGCCGAGCGTGGCGGCCGGAGCGTCGGCGGCGGCCGGCTCGGTGGTGATCACGATCCGGGCCGCGGCCTCGGCGGCGAGCCGCACGGCCGCCTCCCGGTCGGCCGCGCGGACCACGACATAGCCGCAGCGGTCCTCCGACCAGCGCAGTTCGTGCACCGTGTCCCCGGGCTCCACCTGGACGTCGACCTGGACCACGCCGTCCATGGCCTCGGCCCGTTCCGCGCCCGTCACCGAGGTGACGGTCCCCGGGGCGGCGACGAGGAAGCGGATGGCGGCCGCGCCCGCCGGCTCCCCCTGCTGCCGCAGCGGGTCGCCGTCCAGGGCGAGCCGGTAGGCGGCCTCCTCCAGGTCGATGCCGTGGACCAGGCGCACCAGGTCGTTGATGCGGTCCCCGCCGCGACGGCTGTGCGACTCGATGACGCGGGGACCGGCGGCGGTGAGGATCAGTTCGGTGTGCGCGGGACCGTCGACGAGGCCCACGGCGTCCAGCAGGGCCTCGACCGTCGACGTGACGGCCGACCCTTCGCTCTCGTCCAGCTGCGCGGGCACCACATGACCGAGTTCGACCACACCCTGTCCGGTCTCCTTGCCGGTGACGGCGACGACGGTGTGCGCGCCGTCCCGGGAGAAGGTCTCGACACTGAGTTCCTCGCCGACCAGCCACTCCTCGGCCATGAAGTCGTCGAGGCCGAAGGCCTCGCGCCACGCCCACGCCTCGTCGACCTCGTCGACGGACGCGATCCGGCGGACCCCCAGGCTGCCGGAGCCCATGGTCGGCTTGAGCACGGCCGACCCGGTGGCCTTCACGAAGTCGCGCAGCTCGTCGGCGGTCGGCCGGGTCAGTGTCCGCACCGGTCCGATGCCCCGCTCGTTCAGCAGGGCGCGCAGGGCCGGCTTGTCGTGCAGCAGCCGGGTGGTCCGCTCGGAGTTGCCGGGCAGCCCGAGCACGTCGGTGAGATGGCCCGCCACCACCTGGGCCGCCTCGGTCTGGGTGAAGACCCGGGCGAACGGGCGCTGTCGGTGCAGGACCTGCACCAGGGCGGTGACGGTGGGAAC
This genomic interval from Streptomyces sp. NBC_00464 contains the following:
- a CDS encoding acyl-CoA dehydrogenase — protein: MGHYKSNLRDIEFNLFEVLGRDKLYGTGPFAEMDVETAKSILDEVARLAENELADSYADADRNPPVFDPETNTAPVPDSFKKSYQAFMDSEYWRLGLPEEIGGTTSPRSLIWGYAELLLGANPAVWMYSSGPAFAGILFDEGNEAQKKIAEIAVEKQWGSTMVLTEPDAGSDVGAGRTKAVEQEDGSWHIEGVKRFITSGEHDMSENIIHYVLARPEGAGPGTKGLSLFMVPKFHFDWTTGELAERNGVYATNVEHKMGLKASNTCEMTFGDQHPAKGWLIGDKHDGIRQMFRIIEFARMMVGTKAIATLSTGYLNALEYAKERVQGTDLSQFMDKTAPKVTITHHPDVRRSLMTQKAYAEGMRSLVLYTASVQDAIQEKEAAGEDAKALHGLNDLLLPIVKGYGSEKSYEQLAQSLQTFGGSGYLQEYPIEQYIRDAKIDTLYEGTTAIQGQDFFFRKIVRDQGASLNTLSEEIKKFLAGAQGNEELSGALDHLAKAAVDLEAIVGTMITDLTATGEDVKNIYKVGLNSTRLLLASGDVVVGYLLLKGAAVAAEKLPTASPKDVAFYQGKIAAAKFFAANILPGVGAERALAEAVDNSLMELDEAAF
- a CDS encoding SseB family protein; translated protein: MYGYDQNQGAQQPMGGGYGEQPLYPEPSPPSLGDAVRAFTTGSLSAEDFQQIFATSKVYCPRGDNPGFLALHNTQQPVIPMFTTLKELRLYAGKESKYFVITGAEVIDLLPTGYGFVLDMEGEHRMVFDAKAVEQMVDFAMRRMYG
- a CDS encoding ABC transporter permease, yielding MPAVDSAAPPADALPAGAGRSGGGRPGEPPDGAVRRGRARAAAMRVAERVGPGCSAVLLVVGLWQLVHLLGLSPVLPAPVTVLRDLSDAWSAGTLGSGLLHSLGRCLAGFAASAAVGVPLGLLLHRSGLVRAPLAPLLSAFQSLPAAVLVPIAVICLGTSSGAVYLVVLLGAVPSVATGVLTALDQVPPLLVRAGRTMGATGAAGVRHVLLPAALPGVVAALRQGWAFGWRALMTAELMASTPLPGLGQLLDAGRRSGRLSPVLAAAVVILAVGVVVEAGVFEPVQRRVLRARGLPAARER
- a CDS encoding ABC transporter ATP-binding protein, whose translation is MTGDTTVVEVRGVTKGYGTGADRRVVLDDVRLRLTRGEFVCVVGASGSGKSTLLHLVAGLDTACAGSIAVTGRRPAVMFQDHALFPWLTAGRNVELALRLAGVSAGPRRERARSLLSLAGLPEAYGQRVHELSGGMRQRVALARALAQGADVLLMDEPFAALDAVTRATLHRELVRVCAERGTAVLFVTHDVREAVALGNRVVLMSSGPGRVVAEWSVGHRSACGTDAPDAARLVDEITARLGEEADRCARC
- a CDS encoding sulfate adenylyltransferase subunit 1, which encodes MTDTIQRTGVRPPAAVTLLRFATAGSVDDGKSTLVGRLLHDSKSVLTDQLEAVAAVSRGRGQEVPDLALLTDGLRAEREQGITIDVAYRYFATARRRFILADTPGHVQYTRNMVTGASTAELTVILVDARHGVVEQTRRHAALTALLRVPHVVLAVNKMDLVGFAQPVFGAIAEEFSQYATGLGIPEVTAIPISALTGDNVVERSARTPWYDGPSVLEHLETVPVSPLPGDGPGAVAGRAEPARFPVQCVIRPQTAEHPDYRGYAGRIETGAFRVGDAVTVLPSGRTSRISGIDLLGRTVDTARAPQSVTLLLADDIDVSRGDLIVPSDDAPATTQDVEATVCHLADIPLTVGLRVLLKHTTRTVKAIVKDIPSRLTLDGLSQHPAPGQLVANDIGRVVVRTAEPLALDPYARSRPTGSFLLIDPADGTTLAAGMAGDAFTEGATGVPGPGDEGWDF
- the cysD gene encoding sulfate adenylyltransferase subunit CysD, encoding MTTTAGPPRDTAGGPRALSHLDVLESEAVHIFREVAGEFERAVILFSGGKDSIVMLHLALKAFAPAAVPFTLLHVDTGHNFPEVLDFRDRVVSRHGLRLRVASVQDYIDRGVLRERPDGTRNPLQTVPLTEAIQEHRFDAVFGGGRRDEEKARAKERVFSLRDAFSQWDPRRQRPELWQLYNGRHAPGEHVRVFPLSNWTELDVWQYIRREGIELPGIYFAHEREVFRRSGMWLTAGGWGGPKRAEPVERRLIRYRTVGDMSCTGAVDSAAATLDAVITEIAASRLTERGATRADDRLSEAAMEDRKREGYF
- the cysC gene encoding adenylyl-sulfate kinase → MAGTGAVRRADPGATVWLTGLPSAGKTTIARALAGRLRAEGRRAELLDGDEIRTFLSAGLGFSRKDRDINVQRIGFVAQLLASHGVLTLVPVIAPYADSREAVRARHRLEGTAYVEVHVATPVEVCSARDVKGLYARQAAGAISGLTGVDDPYEAPVAPDLRIGTQDRTVPECVAAVHALLTERGLL
- a CDS encoding glycosyltransferase family 2 protein; its protein translation is MSTTPPEGGKRVSVVVATRNRPTDIDLLLASIAACATDVVHEVILVDDASDTPLRVDESAHPFPVRLLRHERRRGAAAGRNLAGQEATGDVLAFLDDDARPLPDWFDVLDEALTPERAAITGRVLPFDSSVVARARQYRYEVRYAQHVPGSEVTFFAGGNSAVWTDAFRDAEGFPDVVTASDNGLVERLADSGGRVYFVPGLRIAHRNSKGAGIALREAWRAGRLAPRSAPAAALRRIAASARSQPWSDDPAAAGLNLGLQAANSLATALPAA
- a CDS encoding ATP-grasp domain-containing protein, which encodes MAATRVLVVGGKAGIVRKAAALGLDVVHIQKPSAFDPDVVEHCSQLLLVDYQDVPTVTALVQVLHRQRPFARVFTQTEAAQVVAGHLTDVLGLPGNSERTTRLLHDKPALRALLNERGIGPVRTLTRPTADELRDFVKATGSAVLKPTMGSGSLGVRRIASVDEVDEAWAWREAFGLDDFMAEEWLVGEELSVETFSRDGAHTVVAVTGKETGQGVVELGHVVPAQLDESEGSAVTSTVEALLDAVGLVDGPAHTELILTAAGPRVIESHSRRGGDRINDLVRLVHGIDLEEAAYRLALDGDPLRQQGEPAGAAAIRFLVAAPGTVTSVTGAERAEAMDGVVQVDVQVEPGDTVHELRWSEDRCGYVVVRAADREAAVRLAAEAAARIVITTEPAAADAPAATLGTLLDEVDEVLDPFAAPSR